The proteins below come from a single Pelecanus crispus isolate bPelCri1 chromosome 19, bPelCri1.pri, whole genome shotgun sequence genomic window:
- the ATP5MG gene encoding ATP synthase F(0) complex subunit g, mitochondrial, with amino-acid sequence MAQAAQRMAQRLAARGPQLLSAAVAYSKPRLATFWYYAKVELAPPTPAEIPRAIDSMKGLVRSFQTGRLAQLTVKEALRNGLVATEVLMWFYIGEIIGKGGLIGYNV; translated from the exons ATGGCGCAGGCCGCGCAGAGGATGGCGCAGCGCCTCGCCGCCCGCGGGCCGCAGCTCCTCAGCG CCGCCGTGGCGTACTCGAAGCCGCGCTTGGCCACGTTCTGGTACTACGCCAAGGTGGAGCTGGCCCCGCCGACCCCCGCCGAGATCCCCCGGGCCATCGACAGCATGAAGGGCCTGGTCAGGAGCTTCCAGACCGGCCGGCTGGCGCAGCTCACCGTCAAG gaagCGCTGAGGAACGGTCTGGTGGCCACAGAGGTGCTGATGTGGTTTTACATCGGGGAGATCATAGGCAAGGGTGGTCTGATCGGGTACAATGTCTGA